Genomic DNA from Streptomyces sp. PCS3-D2:
GCCCTCGGGTACCGGCCGGAGATGCCCCCGTGACACCACGCCGTACACCTGGAGAACGGACGGCGTTCCAGCGGCACCGCGCCGCCCGCCCGGCGGCCCGCCGCTGCCGGAGCGGCGTCCCGGCCTCGCGCCCCCGGTGGCGGTCAGCCGGTGACGGCGGCCGGGGGCTGTTGCGCCTTGTCGATGAGCACGTCGAGCAGGGCGAGCAGGGAGGCGCGGACGTCCGTACGGGAGCGGGCGTCGAGCATCAGGACGGGGGTGTCCGGGTCGCGCAGGTGCAGCGCTGCCGCGATCTCCTCGGCGGTGTAGGGCTGTTCGCCGTGGAAGCAGTTCGCGCCGACCACGAAGGGCAGGCCGCGGCTCTCGAAGAAGTCGATGGCCGGGAAGCTGCGGTCCAGGCGCCGGGTGTCGACCAGGACGATCGCCCCGAGAGCACCGCCGAGCAGGTCGTCCCACATGAACCAGAAGCGTTCCTGGCCCGGCGTGCCGAACAGGTAGAGGACGACTCCGGCGTCGGTGAGGGTGATCCGGCCGAAGTCCATCGCGACGGTGGTGAGGGTCTTGGACTCGATGCCGTCGAGGTCGTCGACGCCGACGCCGGCCGCTGTCAGCCGTTCTTCCGTCCGCAGCGGCTCGATCTCGGAAATCGTCTGTACCAGGGTGGTCTTGCCGACCCCGAAGCCGCCGGCGATGAGGATCTTGACCGGGGCCGGTTCCCGGGAGGAGGGCGGGGCGGGCGTGTCATATCCGGGCAAGGTTGTCCCTGATTCTCATGAGCAGGTTGACATCGGTGGTGTCGGACGCCGCCAGGGGCGGCCGGTGGCTGATCAGCCCGCGGTCCGCGAGTTCGCCGAGGAGCAGCGTCATCGGTGTGAGGCGGATGTTCATCCGCGCCGCGATCTCCGCGACCGCGCGCCCGCCCGGCGGCGCGCACATGACGAGGATCTCCTGCCACTCGGTGGGCAGTCCCCCGTGCGCGTCGCCGGCGACCGCCGCCGTGATGGTGGTGTCCATGGTCAGGACGGTGTGCTCGGCGGCCGTACGTCCGTCGGTGAGGGCGTACAGCCGCGTACGGCGGCGGCTCGCGGGCTGCGGCGGCTCGTCCTGCGGCATTACGCGTTCGGTGCCTGGCCGCGCTCGGGGGTGCCCAGCCATTCGCCGAGCGCCTGCGCGGTGCGTACGGCCTCGCCGCCGAGCTCGCCGAGGCGCGCCTTGCGGGAGGTCACCACGATGAGCGTGCTGCCCTCGCCGCACCCGACGATGCAGAGGTACCTGTCGTCCATCTCGACGAGCTGGCGGATGACGCGGCCACCGTCGATCTCCCGGGATATCGCCTTCATCGTGGAGGCGATGCCGGAGGCGGCGGCCGCCATGCGCTCGGCCTGGGGCTGGTCCAGAAGGTAGTCGCTGAGCCTGATGCCGTCGTTGGACAGGAGCACGGCGCCCTGGATGCCGGCGATCCTGCTCAGGTTGTTGTCGAGGACGCTGTAGATCGCGTCGTTGGATGCCGCGGTGTTCGATGAGGTGGTCATGGCTGATCCCGTCGGAGCTCTTCTTCCACTGTCTGGGTCCCCTGTTCGTAGTCCGCCCAGGCGTCGGCGACCTCTTCGGGCGTCGCGGTGTCCTGGGGGACCTGTGCTTCCGGCGCGTGGGGCGCGCGCAGTTGGTCGGCTATGTGGGTCTGCGGGACCCGCTCGGGGAGGGCCGGCCGCGTCGGGGCGGCCGCCGGGGCGGGCCGGTCCGCGAGGGCGGTGGCGGGTGCGTGCCGCGGCGTCCTGGTGCGGCGGCTGGGCAGTCCGGCGCTGGTGTGCGCCACCGGCTCGGGCACCGGCTCGGGCTCGGGCTCCTGCTCGGTCCCCTGCTCGTGCTCGGTGCCGGGCGCGGTCCTGGTGGCGGGCTCGTCGGAGCGGACCGGTACGGGGTCCGACGGGGCCGGAGCGGACCCGGGGGCCGCCGCCGGGGCGGGCACCTCGGCAGGGGAGGCGGGTCGGCTGCCGGCGCCCTCGCTCGGGGTCTCCCCCTCGCTCGGGAGCAGCAGGTGCGCGGGCAGGATCACCACGGCGCAGGTGCCCCCGTACACCGAGCGGCGCAGGGTGACCGTGGCTCCGAGCTGGTCGGCGAGGTGGCCCACGACGAAGAGGCCGAGGCGGTGGGCGTTCTGCGCGAGGACGGAGTACGGCGGGGCCTGGTGCAGGCGCCCGTTCATCTCCTCGTACCGCTCCGGGGAGACCCGCGGGCCGCGGTCCTCGATCTCGACGGACAGGCCGTCCGCCACCAGTTCGGCGCGGATGACCACCTTGGACTTCGGCGGGGAGAACCGGGTGGCGTTGTCGAGCAGCTCGGCCAGCAGGTGGCTGATCTGACTGATGGCGCCCGGTTCCACACTGGTCTCGTCCAGGGCCTGCCGCTCGATGCGGCGGAAGTCCTCGACCTCCGCGGCGGCTTCGCGCAGCAGGTCGGCGACGCGCATGGGCTCGGTGTGCGGGTCGGGGACCTCGCCGCCCGCCAGGATCAGCAGGTTCTCGATCTGCCGCCGCATGCCGACGGTCAGCTGGTCGGACCGCATCAGCTGGGCGAGCAGTGCCTCGTCGTGGCCGAAGGCGTCCTGGAGGTCCTCGGTGAGGCTCAGCTGGCGGCTGACGAGGTTTCCGGTGCGGGAGGCGATGCCCGAGGCGAACAGGCCGAACCCGTGGCGCTCGGCGGCGAGCCGGCGGTGTCCGTCCACCGACACGGCGACGGCCCGGGCGAAGGCGTCGCTGATGCGTCCGACCTCGTCCCGGTCCCCGCTCACGGCCGGCAGGACCTCCGGGTCCACGCTCTGTCCGTGCTGGAGCCGGGCGACGACCTCGGGGAGGGTCTCCTCGGCCACGGTCACGGTGCGTTCGTGCAGGTCGTCCAGGCGGCGCAGGACCGACCGGGTGGTGAGCACGACCACGATGACGACGGCGAGGAGCCCGCCGCCGCTGCCGGCTATCAGCCAGGCGACCTCGGCCTGCAGTTCTGCGGCCTTGGCCTCGCCGCGGGCGAGCACCGAGCGCGCCAGGTCGATGTTGAGCGTGGTCATCTGCACGGAGAAGTTGGAGTGCGCGGACGACCAGTCGGCCACCTCGCCGGGGAGTTTGACGCCCGAGACGGTGTCCTTGTGCCCGGAGAGGACGGCGTTCTCGATGCGCGTCTTCGCCTGCCAGTCCTCGGAGCCGACGACCCGCTCGTAGAACCGCTCGTCCCGCGCCGTCAGATGCGGCACGATCAGCGCTTCGTGCAGGTAGCGCTGGGCTCCCAGGGAGCTGACGAACTGGTCGTAGCCGACGAAGCCCAGTTCCCCGGACGGCCCGGCGAGGGCCAGGACGGTGTCCTCGCGGGCCACCATCTCGGTGGCCTGGAGCATCGAGACCACGGGGCGGCTCGCCTGGGCGAGTTCGGCGTCCTCCGCGTGGCTGAATTCCTGCTGGTAGACCTGGATGACCTTGCCGATGACGTCGGAGTAGTAGGCGAGGGTGCTGTCGGCGGCACCGCTGCGGGTGTCGGCGCGCTGGCGGTAGGCGGCCAGTTTGTCGAGCGGCCGGGTCACTTCCGTGAAGGACCGTGAGGGATCGTCGGCCAGCGCGCGGAACTCGGCCGCGGCGGAGTCCGTGGCGGCGCGCCGTACGCGCAGCTCCCCCTCGGACCCGGCGGTGCCCGCCCACAAGGAGGCGGTCGCCGTGCGCTCCGCCTGCATGTCGACCATCAGGGTGTAGAGCGGGGCTCCGACCCGCTCGGCGGCCTCCAGGTCGGCCCGCAGTTGGGCCGACTGCTCCAGCAACCGTTGTGCGGTCACCGTGACTTGGGTGCCCATCGCCACGGTGGGAACCACTGCCAGCCAGATGAGGAGGGTGCGCAGGCGCACGGTGCGCCAGCGACGCGGCATCGGCCGTCCTCTTGCGCCTTCGGGTTCTATGGGAGACATCGGTCCTCGGGAGCGGGGGCGTGGGGACGTCGGGGGTGGCCGAACGGCCGGACCGGGCACGGCACTGCGGAGGGGACTGCCACAACCGGTGTGGTGGTGACGGGATGTGAGGGGCCGATCATAACCAGACAGACGGAGGAATCGGATAGGTGTCTTCACCGGCCGACCGTGCTATCTCCGTTGGATCGTCCCAGGCCAGAGACCGGATCGGAATCGAACCGCGACGTCCCCGACATCAGGGCGGCCCGATTCCGGCCAGCCGCCCCTCCGGTCGCACCGGGCCGGGGGCGGGGTGACGATGGAAGAGCGGTGCCCGCGGCCCGCGCCCCGCGGTCCGTGGCCTCCCGATTCCTCTCGATTCCCCCTGGTCAAGGAAGGCTCATGAACCGGCGCACACGGCTCCTCGTCCTCGGCCCCTTGGCGGCCGCCTCGTTCGCCGCCGCCCCCGCCGCCCTCGCGGCGATACCGCAGACCCCGCCGGCCGCCGTCCCGGCCGCGACGTGTTCGACCTCCGGGGTCCTGGAGAACGGGAAGGTGCACCTGTCCGGCGGCGGCTTCACCCCGGGCCCTGCCTACGTGTACGGGTCGGCCGGCTTCGGCGGGACGGTCGAGATCGCCCAGAACGGCGGGTTCCAGGTCATGAACGTGCCGCCCGGCCAGTACAGCGTCCGCCAGGGCGGCGAACTGACCCAGTGCAGCGGCTGAGCACGCGCCCGCCCGGGCCCGTGCGGAGCCCGGATCCCCTCACGGCATCCCGCGGACAGGAGTGTGGGCCCTCCCGGTCCGCTCGGGTCCGGGAGGGCCCACCGATGTCCTGGGCGGCCCCGGTCGGTCCTGGGCGCCCCTGATGCGTCCTGTGGGTCAGCCCGCGTCCGCGGCGGGGGTCAGCCGCAGCGAGATGCTGTTGATGCAGTAGCGCTGGTCCGTGGGCGTCGGGTAGCCCTCGCCCTCGAAGACGTGCCCCAGGTGGGAGCCGCACTTCGCGCAGCGGACCTCGGTACGGACCATGCCGTGCGAGGTGTCGGCGAGCAGTTCGACGGCGTCGCTGTCCTTCGGGTCGAAGAAGCTCGGCCAGCCGCAGTGCGACTCGAACTTCTCCGAGGAGCGGAACAGCTCGGCCCCGCAGCCGCGGCAGGAGTAGACGCCCTCCGTCTTGGTGTCGGTGTACTCACCGCGGAAGGCCGGCTCGGTGCCGGCGAGGCGCAGCACCTGGTATTCGGACGGGGTCAGCTCCGCCTGCCACTGCTCGTCCGTCTTCTCGACCTCGTACGACATGACTCTTCCGCTCCCTCGTTCCGTCAGCTCGACAGGCGGGCCAGGATGGCCGGACCGAGGTCCGTGACATCGCCCGCGCCCATCGTGAGAACGAGATCGCCGGGCTTGGCCATTCCCGCGACGACGTCGGCGACGGCGCTCTTGTCGTGCTCGGCGGCGACGTCGGCGCCCGTGGCCCGCGCCGCCGCGATGATGATCTCACTGGTGACGCCGGGGATCGGGTCCTCGCGGGCGGGGTAGATGTCCAGGACGACGGAGGCGTCGGCGAGGGCCAGGGCCTGGCCCATCTCCTTGCCCAGTTCCTGGGTGCGGGAGAAGAGGTGTGGCTGGAAGACGACCAGGATGCGGGAGTCTCCGGCGGCTCCGCGGATGGCCTCCAGGTCGGCGTTCATCTCGGTCGGGTGGTGCGCGTAGGAGTCGATGACCTGCACGCCGGCGGCCTCGCCCTTGAGCTGGAGGCGGCGCTTGACGCCGGTGTACTTGCCGAGCGCGGAGGCCAGGTTGTGCGCGGGGATGCCGAGGGCCACGCCCGCGGCGAGGGCCGCGACGGCGTTGTGCGCGTAGTGGCGGCCGGGGACGGAGACGGTGAAGGTGAGCATCCGGCCGTCCAGGACGACGGTGACCTCGCTGGTCAGACCACGCGGAGTGATCTTGGTGATCCGGACGTCGGCTCCCTCCTCCTCTCCGTACGTGACGACGGTCAGGCCCTCCCTGCCCGCGACCCGGCGGGCGATCTCGGCGGCGCCCTCCTGGCCGTGCGCGACGACGAGGGTGCCGCCGGGCACGATCTTGCCGACGAAGGTCTCGAAGGACTCGTAGATCTCCTCGATCGACGCGTAGTTCGCGTGGTGGTCGAGCTCCGCGTTGAGGATGATGGCGACCTGCGGGGCGTACGTGTGGAACGAGCGGTCGCTCTCGTCGGCCTCGGCCACGAAGATGTCGCCCTCGCCGTGATGGGCGTTGGAGCCGGGGGCGTCCAGATCGCCGCCGATGGCGTACGAGGGGTCAAGGCCCAGGGCCGCGAGGGAGACCGCCAGCATCGAGGTGGTGGTGGTCTTGCCGTGCGTACCGGCGACGGCGATCGGGCGCAGTCCGGCCATCAGCGCGGCGAGGGCGTCGGAGCGGTGCACGACGGGGATCCCCAGCTCGGCGGCGCGGGCCAGCTCGGGGTTGTCGGCGCGGATGGCGCTGGAGACGACCACGCAGGTGGAGTCGGCGGCGAGGTGGTCGGCCGCGTGTCCGCCGTGGACCGTGACGCCGTGGGCGCGCAGTGCCTCGGCGGTGTCGGAGTCGCCGCGGGCGTCGCTGCCCGCGACCTTCCCTCCGCGCTGGGCCAGGATCTTTGCGATGCCGGACATTCCGGCGCCGCCGATGCCGATGAAGTGGGGCCGTTCCATGGCGGTCGGCAGGCCGGGCTTCATTCAGGTCGCTCCAGGATCGAGTGCGGTGCTTGTGCGTGTCGGGCTCTGGGCCCAAGCCTATTCGTTGTGGGCGAAGAGCTTGAGCACGGGAACGCCGACTTTGTGGCGCGCCCGGGAGGCCCAGTCCCGGTGGAAGAACTCCTCCACGAAGTGCGGGGAGGTCAGGACGATCACCTCGTCGGCCCCGGTCTCGTCCACGACGGCCTGCAGTTTGTCGAGCGGATGTTTCTCGACGATCTGCCCGACGGCCTTGGCGCCCTTCTGGCGCAGGGCGTTCAGGGAGTGCGCGAGGGCGTGCGCGGCGGGGCCGAGCGCGTCCTCGCCCTCGGGTTCGTCGCCCTCGCGGATGGCTTCCGGGAGCTCACCGAGCGCTACGTCGTCGATGGCGCGCAGCAGTCGGTCCTGGTCGCCCCGGGGCTGCATGAGGACGACGAAGGAGACCGGGTCGTCTCCGTGGAGGCTGGTGACGAAGTCCACGTCCACCGTGGTCAGCGGCTGCTCGATCATCAATACGCTCGTGAACACGGACGCCCTCTCCTTCATGGGCCGAGGCCGGTCGGCCGGCCCCTGCGGAAACCATCCTGCCCCGCTGTCGCACGGGGCCTGCGCAGGTATATGTGCCCAGCGGAAGCAAAGCGGAACGGGAAATTCCGCCCCTTGTCAGATCCGACGGTAGCTCGTGAACAGGAACCCGGCCTCCTCCAGTACGCAGGCGGGCGCGAGCCGGTGCGGAACCGTGACGGCAGGGCCCCCGGTGATGCGCTGGGCGCCGCCCGCCGTGAGCGTCGGGGAGATCGTCAGGCACAGCTCGTCCAGCACGTCGGCCGCCACGAACTGGCCCAGCAGCCGGGGCCCGCCCTCGGTGAGCTGGCGGCGCAGCCCGCGCCCGGCGAGCTCCCGCACGGCCCGGGCCGCGTCCACGGCCGCACCCTCGCCGGCCACCACCACCTCGGCGCCGGCGGCCTGCGCCTCGGCCACCCGGCCGGGCGGCGCCGCGGCGCCGGTGACCACCAGGGTCGGCACCAGCGGTGAGCTGAAAAGGGGAAGGGAGAAGTCCAGGTCCATGCTCGCGGTGACCACGGCGATGGCGGGGGCCGGGCCCTGCCCGGCGGCTTCGCGGCGGGCCGCGAAGGCCTCCCGGGCACGGGCCGGGCGGTAGCCCTCTTGGCGAACCGTTTCCGCGCCGACGACCACCACATCCGCCAGCGCCCGCAGGGTGCCGAAGATCCGCATGTCGGTCTCGCCGGAGATGGGCTGGGAGCGGCCGTCGTGCTGGGCGGCGCCGTCCAGGGTGGAGACCATGTTGGCCCTCAGCCAGCGGCCGTCCGCCGCGAGGGCGGGGTAGGCGTAGGCGTCCGCGAGCTCGTCGAGCGACCACTCCCGGTCCGTCCCGTCCTGGCTCTGGTCTGGTGTCTGATCGGTCACAGGGAACAGGCGTCGCATCGGTGCAGTGTGCCACGCCCCGTAGAGTTAAGGGCTGTGTCGACATCTCTCCCCACCTCCGGTTACACCTCCGGCCGGCCCCCGATAGCCGACGCCGGGCCGCAGGCCCTGTGCGCGCGCGAGCCGCGGGTTCCCGCCGAGCGGCTGGTGGCCGAGATGGTGCCGCCGCCGCGGTTCGACTCCGTCCGCTTCGACACCTACAACCCCGATCCGGCCCAGCCGAGCCAGGCCGAGGCCGTCACCGTGCTGAGCGGCTTCGCCGCGGGCCTGGGCGGGGCGCACGCGAGCGGCACCGGCAGGAAGCGCTGGTTCTCCAGGAAGCCGGCGGCTCCCGCCGCGCCCCGCGGGGTCTACCTCGACGGCGGCTACGGTGTCGGCAAGACCCATCTGCTCGCCTCCCTGTGGCACGCCACCCCGGCCGACCCCGCGCTCAAGGCCTTCGGCACCTTCGTCGAGCTCACCAACCTCGTGGGCGCGCTCGGCTTCCAGCAGACCGTGCAGACCCTGGGCGGGCACAGGCTCCTGTGCATCGACGAGTTCGAGCTGGACGACCCCGGCGACACGGTGCTGGTGTCCTCGCTGCTCAGCCGTCTCGTCGAGCAGGGCGTGGCGCTGGCCGCCACCTCCAACACACTGCCCGGCAAGCTCGGCGAGGGCCGCTTCGCCGCCGCGGACTTCCTGCGGGAGATCCAGGGGCTGTCGGCGCACTTCCGGCCCCTGCGGATCGACGGCCAGGACTACCGCCACCGCGGCCTGCCCGAGGCCCCGGCGCCGTTCTCCGACGAGCAGGTCGCCAAGGCCGCCTACGCGACCGATGGCGCGAGCCTGGACGACTTCCCCGGCCTGCTGGAACACCTGGCCCGGGTGCACCCGAGCCGGTACGGCGCACTGACCGACGGGATCACGGCCGTCTGCCTGACCGGCGTCGGCCCGGTGCCGGACCAGTCCACCGCGCTGCGGCTGGTGGTACTGGCCGACCGGCTGTACGACCGCGAGGTCCCGGTCCTGGCCTCCGGGGTCCCCTTCGACAAGCTGTTCAGCGAGGACATGCTGAACGGCGGTTATCGCAAGAAGTACTTCCGCGCCATATCACGGCTCACCGCGCTGGCGCGCGACGCGAAACCCCTGGTGTCCCAGTAGGTTTGGGGACGCCGGCCCCCTTCTCGGGAGCCCGGCCGTTTCCCCACCTCTGCGAAGGGATCACCATGGCCACCACGCGTCACGCGCACACCGTCTGGGAAGGCGACCTGCTGAAGGGCAAGGGCGTCGTCAGCCTCGACTCCTCGGGCATCGGTTCGTACGACGTCTCCTGGCCCGCGCGCGCCGAGGCCGCGAACGGCAAGACCAGCCCGGAAGAGCTGATCGCCGCCGCCCACTCCAGCTGCTACTCGATGGCGCTCTCGCACGCCCTGGCGGGCGCCGGAACCCCGCCCAGCCGGCTGGAGACCAAGGCCGACGTCACCTTCCAGCCGGGTGAGGGCATCACCGGTATCCACCTGTCCGTCGAGGGCACGGTCCCGGGTGTGGACGAGGCCGCCTTCCTCGCCGCCGCCGAGGACGCCAAGAAGAACTGCCCGGTGAGCCAGGCCCTGACCGGTACGACGATCACCCTGAGCGCCAAGCTCGTCTGATCCCGGTTCCCGGGACACCGGCCGGGGTGCGGGCCGCACGACGCGGCCCGCACCCCCGTCAGGCCGTCGCCAACTGCGGGATCAGCCGCATGGCGTTGTCGTGGTAGATCCCCCGCAGCTGCTCCGGGGTGAAGGCCGGGTCCGCGTCGAGGGCGGGCAGGGCCAGGTCCATGACCGTGTCGGCGGGTGCGGCGGGCCAGTCCGTGCCGAAGAGGATGTGGTCGGCCGGCACGTGCTCCAGCAGGGTCGCCGCGGGCGCCATGGGCCCCGCGGTGTCGTAGTAGAAGCGGCTCAGATGGTCGCGGACGGCGGCGGGCTCGACGCTCGGTTCGCAGAACCGCCCGAGGGCCTGCAGCCGCGTCGCGATGTACGGCAGGAAGCCGCCTGCGTGCGGCAGGACCACGGAGATGTCCGGGAACCGGTCCAGCGTCCTACGGCTGATCATGTTCACCGCGGCCCGGGTGGTGTCCAGCAGGAAGTCGCACACGAAGTTCGGGATGCCCGGGACGGTCGGTGCGCCGGGCGGGCCGCCCGGGAGGTTGTGGGGGTGGGTGTCCACCACCGCGCGGCACTCGTTCAGCTCGTGGAACAGCCGGTCGTAGGCGGGGTCCCCGAGATAGACGCCCCCGTAGTTGGCGGTGACGTTGACGCCGACGGCGCCGAGCTGCCCGAGGCCGCGGCGCACCGCCCAGGACGACGCCTCCGGGTCGTCCAGGAAGAGCGGCACGTAGTACGAGAACCGCCCCGGGTGCGAGGTCGCCACCTCGATCATCGACCTCAGCGTGATGTTGATCGCCTCGCGCAGCTGCGCCGACGAGCGGTACCGCGCGGGCAGCATCGGTTTGAGGACCGCGGTGGTGATGCCCGCGTCGTCCATGAAGCGGATCGCCGCCTCGGTGTCGAGCCGGCTCCACGCCGGCAGCCGCTCCGGCTCGATCAACCCGTGATGCACGGCCCACTCGCGCCACTCCGGGGCGCAGAAGTGGTGGTGCATGTCGATCTTCGAGTGGACCGTGCCCGCGGTGTCCGGGCCCGGCGCGGAGGGTCCGCGCGCGATCCGGATGACCTCGCTGGTGCCCACCGCGGCGATGCGCAGTTCGTCCGCCGGTGTTCCCAGGAGGCGCACTCCGGGGGTACTCACGGAATCCGTCATGCCAATCCACCGTCCATCGGGTCTGGGTTACTTTCCGGAAGCCACGGAAGCCAGGGTCGGCTCGCCCGGCTCGCCCGGGCCGCCGCCCGGCCCGCCGTCCGGGCGCGACGGCTCCAGGACGATCCGCAGGTGCTCCAGCCCGCGGAAGGCCGCCACCGGTCCCTTGAGCCACGCTCCCCCGGTCTCCTCCAGGTCCACGGGCCGCATGTCCGGGAACTCCCGCAGGAGGCAGGCGAGCGCGATCTCGAGTTCGAGCCGCGCCAGCGGCGCCCCCAGGCAGTAGTGGGTGCCGTGGCCGAAGCCCAGGTGCGTGCCCTGGAGTCCCTCGCGCGTCACGTCCAGGTCGTCCGGCGCGTCGAACCGCTCCGGGTCCCGGTTGGCCGAGGAGATCGCGATCTGCACCAGGGCGCCCTTGGGGATCACCGTGTCCCGGATCCGGGCCTCCTCGGCGGCATACCGGAAGGTCGACGTCTCCACCGATCCCTCGTAGCGCAGCATCTCCTCGACCGCCCCCGGAATGAGCCCGGGGTCCGCGCGGAGCCGGGCCGCCTGGTCGGGGTGGAGCAGCAGGTTGAGGACGGAGTTGCCGATCTGGTAGGCGGTGGTCTTGTGGCCGGCGAAGAACAGGACCCACAGCGACGCGACCAGTTCGGGGTCCTCCAGCCGTTCCTCCGCCTGGACCAGGTCGCTGAGGAAGGTGTCCGACGGGTGGTCGCGGGTGTCCGAGATCAGCCGCTCCAGCCGGTGCTGGAGCCGCTCCTCCGCGGCCTTGAGCTCCGCCCTGCGGCTGGGGTCGAACCGGGAGCGGGTTACCACCGCGAACTGCTCCAGGATCTCCGGGCGGTCCTCCTGCGGGATGCCCATCAGTTCGCACAGGACCGCGATCGGCAACGGGAACGCGAACGCGGCCATCAGGTCGACCGTCCCGGCCCGGCGGCACTCGGCGAGGACCGTCTCCGCGATCTCGGTGATCCTCGGACGCATCTGCTCCACCCGCCTGGGGGTGAAGGCGCTGCGCAGGATGCGGCGCAGCCGCGTATGCCGCGGCGGGTCCGAGAAGAGCACGTTGTCGTCGAGCGCGTCGAAGAAGCTGCCGTACACGGCGTGGTAGGTGTCGATGGCGCCGCGCATGTCCTTGCTGAACCGGGGGTCCGACAGGGCGTCGCGGGCGTCGTCGTGGCGGGTGATCAGATACGTGTCGACCCCGTGGGGCGGGGTCAGCCGGCACACCGGGGCCTGCTCGCGCAGGGCCGCGTACACGGGGTGGGGGCACTGCCGGTACTCCGGTGCGCCCCGGGAGACGGCGGACACGATGTCGCGCAGTGCTCCGTCGCCGTTCGGTGCCGCATCCCGCTGCGCCATGTTCCGCACCCTCCGTCGCGTCGGCCGCCGTGGCCGTGGCCGTGGCCGTCGCAACGGCCGTCTGCGGACTCACCGGTTCCCCGGGCCGGTGCGCCGTGAAACGGAGCCGCTCCCGTTCGGGTGAGCCACCGGAGCCGGGGAGGGGGCCGTCCGCCGGCGGAGCGCCCGGCCGCCGGCCCGGCCGGGTGCGGCGGGCCGGCCGCCGGCCGACCGTCGGCCGACCGACGGCCGATCGGCGGTCGCCCGTCCGTGCCGTGTCGGGACGGACCCGGGCCGGATGCGGCGGCCGGCGGGAAGGGCTGCCGTGCCACCAGCCAGCCCGTCACGAGGAGCCCGCGCATGGCCCGACGTCTCGCCCCCGCCCTCACCGCAGCCGCCGCGCTCGTCCTGGCGGCCGTCGCCGCACCGCCGGCCGCCGCCGGCCACGGCCCGGACCGCGGCCGGGCCACGGTCGACCTGGGGGTCGCGTACGCCGCCACCGCCAGGTTCCAGGTGCACGCCAACGCGGTGGCGGCCGGCTACGTGCCGGACAGGTACTGCGTCTTCGACCGGGCGGGCGGGAGCGGCGCGCTCGGCTACCCGCACTTCAACCACGCGTACGACAATTCCGTGGACCCGGCCAAGCCCGCCGCGCTGTACTACGAGGACGACGGGCGCGGCGGAAAGCGCCTCGTCGGGGTCCAGTGGCTGGTCTACGACCGCGACCAGAAGCTGACCACGGACGACGACCGTCCCGCCCTGTTCGGCACCGCCTTCAAGGGCCCCAAGCCCGGCAACTTCCCCGGCCAGCCGGTGCACTACGCCCTGCACCTGTGGCTCTGGAAGAAGAACCCCGGCGGCCTGCACGAGACCTTCAACCCGGCGGTGGCCTGCCTGCCGGGCACCACGCGCCCGTAGGCCCGTCCCGCTCGGACCGCTCGGACCGCTCGGACCCGCTCGGACCCGCTCGGCGCCGTTCCAAGCTGTTCGGCGCCGAACGGGCCCTTTTCGACACGCTTCGGTACCTGTGGGCACCTGTCGGTCCGGCAGGACCGGCCGCACGCCCGGCATGATCGGCGGGACACCCCCTCAGGGGCCCGACGTCCTCCCGGGAGCCGCCGATGTCCGTCACCCGACGCAGCCTGATCGCCGCCGGCGCGATCACCTTCAGCGGAGCTCTGGGCGCGCTGTTCGCCGGCGGCTCCCCCGCCTCGTCCCGGGCGGCGCGCGCCGGCGGCGGGTACGGGCCGCTGCTCCCCGACCCGCGCGGGCTGCTCGACCTGCCCGCCGGGTTCGGCTACCGGGTGCTCTCGCGGGCGGGCGACCCGATGCGCTCCGGTGAGGGCGCCGTCCCCGCCCACTGCGACGGCATGGCCGCCTTCGACGCAGGGGGCGGCCGGGTGCGGCTGGTGCGCAACCACGAGAA
This window encodes:
- the zapE gene encoding cell division protein ZapE; this translates as MADAGPQALCAREPRVPAERLVAEMVPPPRFDSVRFDTYNPDPAQPSQAEAVTVLSGFAAGLGGAHASGTGRKRWFSRKPAAPAAPRGVYLDGGYGVGKTHLLASLWHATPADPALKAFGTFVELTNLVGALGFQQTVQTLGGHRLLCIDEFELDDPGDTVLVSSLLSRLVEQGVALAATSNTLPGKLGEGRFAAADFLREIQGLSAHFRPLRIDGQDYRHRGLPEAPAPFSDEQVAKAAYATDGASLDDFPGLLEHLARVHPSRYGALTDGITAVCLTGVGPVPDQSTALRLVVLADRLYDREVPVLASGVPFDKLFSEDMLNGGYRKKYFRAISRLTALARDAKPLVSQ
- a CDS encoding cytochrome P450: MAQRDAAPNGDGALRDIVSAVSRGAPEYRQCPHPVYAALREQAPVCRLTPPHGVDTYLITRHDDARDALSDPRFSKDMRGAIDTYHAVYGSFFDALDDNVLFSDPPRHTRLRRILRSAFTPRRVEQMRPRITEIAETVLAECRRAGTVDLMAAFAFPLPIAVLCELMGIPQEDRPEILEQFAVVTRSRFDPSRRAELKAAEERLQHRLERLISDTRDHPSDTFLSDLVQAEERLEDPELVASLWVLFFAGHKTTAYQIGNSVLNLLLHPDQAARLRADPGLIPGAVEEMLRYEGSVETSTFRYAAEEARIRDTVIPKGALVQIAISSANRDPERFDAPDDLDVTREGLQGTHLGFGHGTHYCLGAPLARLELEIALACLLREFPDMRPVDLEETGGAWLKGPVAAFRGLEHLRIVLEPSRPDGGPGGGPGEPGEPTLASVASGK
- a CDS encoding OsmC family peroxiredoxin, which translates into the protein MATTRHAHTVWEGDLLKGKGVVSLDSSGIGSYDVSWPARAEAANGKTSPEELIAAAHSSCYSMALSHALAGAGTPPSRLETKADVTFQPGEGITGIHLSVEGTVPGVDEAAFLAAAEDAKKNCPVSQALTGTTITLSAKLV
- a CDS encoding amidohydrolase family protein, which codes for MTDSVSTPGVRLLGTPADELRIAAVGTSEVIRIARGPSAPGPDTAGTVHSKIDMHHHFCAPEWREWAVHHGLIEPERLPAWSRLDTEAAIRFMDDAGITTAVLKPMLPARYRSSAQLREAINITLRSMIEVATSHPGRFSYYVPLFLDDPEASSWAVRRGLGQLGAVGVNVTANYGGVYLGDPAYDRLFHELNECRAVVDTHPHNLPGGPPGAPTVPGIPNFVCDFLLDTTRAAVNMISRRTLDRFPDISVVLPHAGGFLPYIATRLQALGRFCEPSVEPAAVRDHLSRFYYDTAGPMAPAATLLEHVPADHILFGTDWPAAPADTVMDLALPALDADPAFTPEQLRGIYHDNAMRLIPQLATA